In a genomic window of Cynocephalus volans isolate mCynVol1 chromosome 1, mCynVol1.pri, whole genome shotgun sequence:
- the NABP1 gene encoding SOSS complex subunit B2: protein MNGVNDPHLFIKDIKPGLKNLNVVFIVLEIGRVTKTKDGHEVRSCKVADKTGSITISVWDEIGGLIQPGDIIRLTRGYASMWKGCLTLYTGRGGELQKIGEFCMVYSEVPNFSEPNPDYRGQQNKGVIHPNAYSEQKSNSMNSNMGTGTFGPMGSGVQSGPESRGYQFSYGGRSNGRGPINPQLPGTANNQTVMTTISNGRDPWRSFKR, encoded by the exons ATGAATGGGGTCAACGACCCACATctttttataaaagatattaaGCCCGGACTGAAAAACTTAAATGTCGTCTTTATTGTCCTGGAGATAG GACGCGTGACCAAAACCAAAGACGGCCATGAAGTGAGATCGTGCAAAGTAGCGGATAAAACGGGCAGCATCACTATTTCCGTGTGGGATGAGATCGGAGGTCTTATACAGCCAGGGGATATTATTCGGTTAACCAGAGG gtATGCATCCATGTGGAAAGGATGTCTGACACTTTATACTGGAAGGGGTGGTGAACTTCAAAAAATTGGGGA attttgtaTGGTTTATTCAGAAGTGCCAAATTTCAGTGAGCCTAACCCAGATTATCGAGGACAGCAGAACAAAGGAGTAATTCATCCAAAT gcATACAGTGAACAGAAGAGTAATTCCATGAATAGTAATATGGGTACAGGTACATTTGGACCAAtgg gAAGCGGCGTTCAAAGTGGCCCTGAATCAAGGGGATATCAATTTTCATATGGTGGTAGAAGCAATGGCCGGGGACCTATAAATCCACAGCTACCAGGAACAGCTAATAATCAAACAGTCATGACCACAATAAGTAATGGCAGGGACCCTTGGAGATCCTTTAAAAGATGA